One genomic region from Trueperaceae bacterium encodes:
- a CDS encoding aminotransferase class V-fold PLP-dependent enzyme, whose translation MTGPQRPAGSNGAPRAQRAGGAAGFRERLLAPGPVEVPPAVLEAVARPVPHHRAAAARETFLSARSRLARVFMVPGDDVLIVTGSGTAGFEAALVSSVPAGGTVLALQAGKFGERWAGMAERLGYAVERFTAELGAEFDAAALADRLRALPDLAAVTLVHSETSTGALHDVKALAALVRAERPDALVLVDAVTSLACAELRPREWGLDAVVSGSQKGVMTPPGLAFVWLSERGWERAAKSAQPRYYLDLHRERRKQAAGETAYTPAVSLVAGLDVALGLLLAEGLEAVWRRRAALNAGLLAAGVALGMRPLAHRPSPAVAALLVPDGVSAPDVVKAARARGAVVAGGQDELGPVLLRPSLLGHADRYDAIGAAQLLEDALADVQVGAPRGVAAVAALRAMDEAE comes from the coding sequence GTGACCGGACCCCAGCGCCCCGCCGGCTCCAACGGCGCGCCGAGGGCCCAGCGCGCAGGGGGAGCCGCGGGCTTCAGGGAGCGCCTCCTCGCCCCCGGCCCGGTCGAGGTACCGCCCGCCGTCCTGGAGGCCGTAGCGCGCCCCGTGCCCCATCACCGCGCCGCCGCGGCGCGCGAGACGTTCCTCAGCGCCAGGTCGCGCCTGGCCCGGGTCTTCATGGTGCCGGGCGACGACGTGCTGATCGTGACGGGCAGCGGCACCGCCGGTTTCGAGGCGGCCCTCGTAAGCAGCGTGCCGGCCGGTGGCACGGTGCTCGCCCTACAGGCCGGCAAGTTCGGTGAGCGCTGGGCCGGCATGGCCGAGCGCCTCGGCTACGCCGTCGAGCGCTTCACGGCCGAGCTCGGCGCGGAGTTCGACGCCGCCGCGCTGGCGGACAGGCTCCGCGCCTTGCCTGACCTGGCCGCCGTGACGCTCGTGCATAGCGAGACCTCGACGGGCGCCCTCCACGACGTGAAGGCCCTCGCCGCGCTCGTGCGCGCCGAGCGGCCCGACGCGCTCGTGCTCGTCGACGCCGTCACGAGCCTGGCGTGCGCCGAGCTGCGCCCGCGCGAGTGGGGGTTGGACGCCGTCGTGTCCGGCTCGCAGAAGGGCGTGATGACGCCGCCGGGGCTGGCGTTCGTCTGGCTCTCGGAACGCGGCTGGGAGCGCGCCGCCAAGAGCGCTCAGCCGCGCTACTACCTCGATCTCCACCGGGAGCGGCGCAAGCAGGCCGCGGGGGAGACGGCGTACACGCCGGCGGTGTCGCTCGTGGCGGGCCTCGACGTCGCCCTCGGGCTCCTGCTCGCCGAAGGTCTCGAGGCGGTGTGGCGGCGCCGGGCGGCGCTGAACGCCGGCCTTCTCGCCGCCGGCGTCGCGCTCGGCATGCGGCCGCTGGCGCACCGCCCGAGCCCCGCCGTGGCGGCGCTGCTCGTGCCGGACGGCGTGAGCGCCCCCGACGTCGTCAAGGCGGCCCGCGCGCGCGGCGCGGTAGTGGCCGGCGGCCAGGACGAGCTCGGGCCCGTGCTCCTGAGGCCGTCGCTGCTCGGGCACGCCGACCGTTACGACGCCATCGGCGCCGCCCAACTCCTCGAGGACGCGCTCGCGGACGTGCAGGTCGGCGCACCCCGCGGGGTGGCGGCGGTCGCCGCCCTGCGCGCCATGGACGAGGCCGAGTGA
- a CDS encoding histidine phosphatase family protein, with translation MSAAKTAAPDAAARGGGELVLVRHAPTTPVPGAAAATWRLAPGAMELTAALGMALAGVRLAAPAGGSGGPVDAVVSSHEPKALATARTLSLVLGVPTTTGTDLEEHHRDDVPFMPEAEFLRTVKRFFGRPDVLVFGSETAREAEARFRRGVADALTTRPGKRVAVVSHGTVMALALAGSNGLEPFELWQSLKLPEAIVVRRDLTIVERLSLEV, from the coding sequence GTGAGCGCGGCCAAGACCGCCGCCCCTGATGCTGCCGCGCGGGGTGGCGGCGAGCTCGTGCTGGTGCGGCATGCCCCCACGACGCCCGTTCCCGGCGCGGCCGCCGCCACGTGGCGGCTGGCGCCCGGCGCGATGGAGCTGACGGCGGCGCTCGGCATGGCGCTCGCCGGCGTGCGGCTTGCGGCGCCCGCCGGTGGCTCCGGTGGGCCGGTGGACGCGGTGGTCTCCAGCCACGAGCCCAAGGCCCTGGCCACGGCACGCACCCTCTCGCTCGTCCTTGGCGTTCCGACCACGACCGGCACGGACCTGGAGGAGCACCACAGGGACGACGTCCCGTTCATGCCGGAGGCCGAGTTCCTGCGTACCGTGAAGCGTTTCTTCGGCCGCCCTGACGTCCTCGTGTTCGGGAGCGAGACTGCGCGGGAGGCCGAGGCGCGCTTCCGCCGGGGCGTCGCCGACGCGTTGACTACCAGACCCGGCAAGCGGGTAGCGGTCGTGTCGCACGGCACGGTGATGGCGCTCGCCTTGGCGGGCTCGAACGGGCTCGAGCCGTTCGAGCTCTGGCAGTCCTTGAAGCTCCCTGAGGCGATCGTCGTGAGGCGCGACCTCACGATCGTCGAGCGGCTCTCGTTGGAGGTGTGA
- a CDS encoding class I SAM-dependent methyltransferase: MIYDTAPDIYDLQYATYRDDLPFYLRLADEYGGPVLELGCGTGRVTEALARAGHAVVAVDASAPMLERAAERLAGHDQVSLVHADMRELSLGRTFPLAVAPFNTLMHLYTLPDQDRALAAVLDHLEPAGTFAFDVYQPHLGQVGVLRREGALVAGLGRGADLFLVQEHDAERQLVESRYYLDEQGDDGRLTRRTATLTQRYFGRFELERALRHAGFADVRLYGGFDLGRWLAGSLGIVGIARKRGA; encoded by the coding sequence ATGATCTACGACACGGCGCCCGATATCTACGACCTCCAGTACGCCACGTACCGCGACGACCTACCGTTCTACCTGCGCCTGGCCGACGAGTACGGCGGCCCGGTGCTCGAGCTGGGGTGCGGCACCGGCAGGGTGACGGAGGCGCTGGCCAGGGCCGGTCACGCCGTCGTCGCCGTCGACGCCTCCGCTCCCATGCTCGAGCGCGCGGCGGAGCGCCTGGCCGGGCACGACCAGGTGAGCCTGGTGCACGCCGACATGCGCGAGCTGTCCCTCGGGCGCACCTTCCCGCTCGCCGTCGCGCCCTTCAACACCCTCATGCACCTCTACACGCTTCCGGACCAGGACCGCGCGCTCGCGGCGGTGCTCGACCACCTCGAGCCGGCTGGCACGTTCGCGTTCGACGTCTACCAGCCGCACCTCGGTCAGGTGGGCGTGCTCCGGCGCGAGGGCGCGTTAGTGGCCGGTCTGGGGAGGGGCGCCGACCTGTTCCTGGTGCAGGAGCACGACGCGGAGCGCCAGCTCGTGGAGAGCCGCTACTACCTGGACGAGCAGGGGGACGACGGCAGGCTCACGCGCAGGACAGCGACCCTGACGCAGCGTTACTTCGGGCGGTTCGAGCTGGAGAGGGCGCTGCGGCATGCCGGCTTCGCGGACGTCCGGCTGTACGGCGGCTTCGACCTCGGACGCTGGCTCGCAGGCAGTCTCGGCATCGTCGGGATCGCCCGCAAGCGCGGGGCGTAA
- a CDS encoding ABC transporter ATP-binding protein/permease gives MTAPTAAPDRTGDLLRPRSTAAWLGAAAALVGAALRVAIVPLFVTPLFDQVLRSQDVAALPRVLLTAGAVAVGGSLALWAQDALLGRAAAHVGARWRERLYARLLAAEPGTLPATSGALSGRIVTDLREVETFYRFGLGALIAESATLCLILALLLRADPRAALALVALALPAAGILRLLGRKLERASRSALEGSEAVGHHLQEGLKHHELVRAFGAGDEMLRRFGAANRQVEVQSARRSLIAGLQVPATQVLVFAAIGVLVVILVDAVGRGTLTVGDVVAFLTLVALAAAPLQLLPHSYAMYREARAAARRLRALDGGALAGGALDASALDASAGAADDRARAAMSARPTTFELLDIATDPDRRRAGSEPGARGAGAVGGSVGAPADRPDDTDPPLIVLRNVAYAYVPGVPVLERVNLELPRRGLVVVTGASGSGKTTLLRLLLRFAAPSAGTIELRTGGPPARAPGALALADVPEAELRARLAYVPQGHELLSGALRDALSMGRAVGEAELWWALEGVGMAAAVRATPGGLDAPLGEDGGGFSGGQRQRLAIARALLGKPDAVLLDEPTSNLDDGSEAEIVALLVRLASDRLVLAVTHRPALARAAERLVVASTGADA, from the coding sequence ATGACCGCTCCGACCGCCGCCCCGGACCGGACGGGCGACCTCCTCCGCCCCCGCTCCACGGCGGCGTGGCTCGGCGCGGCCGCGGCCCTCGTCGGCGCGGCGTTGCGGGTGGCGATCGTGCCTCTCTTCGTCACGCCGCTATTCGACCAGGTGCTGCGCTCCCAGGACGTCGCCGCGCTGCCGCGCGTCCTGCTCACGGCGGGGGCCGTCGCGGTGGGTGGCAGCCTCGCACTCTGGGCGCAGGACGCCCTGCTCGGGCGCGCGGCGGCCCACGTTGGCGCGCGCTGGCGCGAGCGGCTGTACGCGCGCCTCCTCGCCGCGGAGCCGGGCACGCTCCCCGCGACGAGCGGGGCGCTCTCCGGCAGGATCGTCACGGACCTGCGCGAGGTCGAGACGTTCTACCGCTTCGGGTTGGGCGCGCTCATCGCCGAGTCGGCGACGCTCTGCCTCATCCTCGCGCTCCTGTTGCGGGCGGACCCCCGCGCCGCGCTGGCGCTCGTGGCGCTGGCGCTGCCGGCGGCCGGCATCCTGCGCCTGCTGGGCCGCAAGCTCGAGCGGGCGAGCCGCAGCGCGCTCGAAGGCAGCGAGGCGGTCGGCCATCATCTCCAGGAAGGCCTCAAGCACCACGAGCTCGTGCGGGCGTTCGGAGCCGGTGACGAGATGCTCAGGCGCTTCGGGGCCGCCAACCGCCAGGTGGAGGTCCAGAGCGCGCGGCGCAGCCTGATCGCCGGCCTGCAGGTGCCCGCCACGCAGGTGCTCGTCTTCGCCGCCATCGGCGTCCTCGTCGTGATCCTCGTCGACGCCGTCGGGCGCGGCACGTTGACGGTGGGGGACGTGGTGGCGTTCCTGACGCTCGTGGCCCTCGCGGCCGCCCCCCTGCAGCTCCTGCCGCATAGTTACGCCATGTACCGCGAGGCGCGTGCTGCCGCCCGGAGGCTGCGGGCGCTGGACGGGGGGGCGCTGGCCGGGGGCGCTCTCGACGCGAGCGCTCTCGACGCGAGCGCTGGCGCGGCAGACGACCGCGCCCGAGCGGCCATGAGCGCCAGGCCCACGACCTTCGAGCTCCTGGACATCGCGACCGACCCGGACCGCCGGCGCGCCGGCTCCGAGCCGGGCGCACGAGGCGCCGGCGCGGTCGGCGGGTCGGTCGGCGCTCCCGCCGACCGCCCCGATGACACCGACCCGCCCCTCATCGTCCTGCGGAACGTCGCCTACGCCTACGTGCCCGGCGTGCCCGTGCTCGAGCGCGTGAACCTGGAGCTGCCGCGCCGCGGGCTCGTCGTCGTCACTGGCGCGAGCGGGAGCGGCAAGACCACCCTCCTGCGCCTCCTCCTGCGCTTCGCCGCCCCCAGCGCGGGCACGATCGAGCTGCGCACGGGCGGTCCGCCGGCGCGCGCGCCAGGCGCGCTGGCGCTGGCCGACGTGCCGGAGGCGGAGTTGCGCGCTCGCCTCGCGTACGTGCCGCAGGGTCACGAGCTCCTCTCCGGCGCCCTGCGCGACGCCCTGAGCATGGGCCGCGCCGTCGGAGAGGCGGAGCTGTGGTGGGCGCTCGAGGGCGTGGGCATGGCGGCCGCCGTCAGGGCGACGCCCGGCGGGCTGGACGCGCCGCTTGGCGAGGACGGCGGCGGCTTCTCCGGTGGCCAACGTCAACGCCTGGCCATAGCCAGGGCCCTGCTCGGCAAGCCGGACGCCGTGCTGCTCGACGAGCCGACCTCGAACCTCGACGACGGCAGCGAGGCGGAGATCGTGGCGCTCCTCGTGCGCCTGGCCTCCGACAGGCTCGTGCTCGCCGTAACCCATCGACCGGCGCTGGCGCGCGCCGCCGAGCGTCTCGTCGTCGCCTCTACCGGAGCCGACGCATGA
- the lpxA gene encoding acyl-ACP--UDP-N-acetylglucosamine O-acyltransferase, with protein sequence MAERERSDERLAGPGGPDEFVAAGAERAGKPAGRTGAPAAVDPRARLGRGVEIGPFVTIEADVEVGEGTRLLPGTVLLSGSRVGRRCTLGPYAVVGAEPMDTAFHGEPSLAVLEDDVTLRDFATVHRATGEGRETRVGRGALVMSYAHVSHNTSVGEHCVITTAVQLGGHVQVGHHAVLGSGALVHQFARVGAYAMFGAGSATNQDVLPFSMARGNPARHYRLNAVGLKRNGFAGERYRDLERAMRFMRRKDHAALAELAATNADARELLEFVASSRRGVLRFVTAG encoded by the coding sequence ATGGCGGAGCGCGAGCGGTCGGACGAGCGGCTCGCCGGTCCCGGGGGGCCGGACGAGTTCGTCGCCGCCGGGGCCGAGCGCGCCGGCAAACCAGCCGGCCGCACCGGGGCACCGGCCGCCGTCGACCCTCGCGCGAGGCTGGGCCGGGGCGTCGAGATCGGCCCGTTCGTGACCATCGAAGCTGACGTCGAGGTCGGCGAAGGCACGCGCCTGCTGCCGGGCACCGTGCTGCTCTCCGGCAGCCGCGTCGGGCGGCGCTGCACGCTCGGGCCTTACGCGGTCGTGGGCGCGGAGCCGATGGACACCGCCTTCCACGGCGAACCGAGCCTGGCCGTACTCGAGGACGACGTGACCCTGCGCGACTTCGCCACCGTCCACCGCGCCACCGGCGAGGGGCGCGAGACCCGCGTCGGGCGAGGCGCGCTCGTCATGAGCTACGCGCACGTGTCGCACAACACGAGCGTCGGCGAACACTGTGTCATCACCACCGCCGTGCAGCTGGGCGGCCACGTGCAGGTCGGTCACCACGCCGTGCTGGGCTCCGGAGCGCTCGTCCACCAGTTCGCGCGGGTCGGCGCCTACGCCATGTTCGGCGCCGGCAGCGCCACCAACCAGGACGTCCTGCCCTTCAGCATGGCGCGCGGGAACCCGGCGCGGCACTACCGCCTCAACGCGGTCGGCCTCAAGCGCAACGGCTTCGCGGGCGAGCGCTACCGCGACCTGGAGCGGGCCATGCGCTTCATGCGCCGTAAGGACCACGCGGCGCTCGCCGAGCTCGCCGCCACGAACGCCGACGCCCGGGAGCTCCTGGAGTTCGTCGCCTCAAGCCGGCGCGGCGTGCTGCGCTTCGTCACGGCCGGCTGA
- the fabZ gene encoding 3-hydroxyacyl-ACP dehydratase FabZ: MAVDIRGILPHRYPFLLVDAFVKQEGDTFECLKNVSYNEPFFVGHFPQEPVMPGVLILEALAQAAAVGVAVREGAGVGGGAGVGYLTGVDGAKFRRKVVPGDQLRLTGTIVLFRRGLCKVEARALVGDEVAAEANLSFMYAR; encoded by the coding sequence ATGGCCGTAGACATCCGCGGCATCCTCCCGCACCGTTACCCGTTCCTCCTCGTCGACGCCTTCGTGAAGCAGGAGGGCGACACCTTCGAGTGCCTCAAGAACGTCAGCTACAACGAGCCGTTCTTCGTCGGGCACTTCCCCCAGGAGCCCGTCATGCCGGGCGTGCTGATCCTCGAGGCGCTCGCGCAGGCCGCGGCCGTCGGGGTGGCGGTGCGCGAGGGCGCCGGTGTCGGGGGCGGCGCCGGCGTCGGCTACCTGACGGGCGTCGACGGCGCCAAGTTCAGGCGCAAGGTCGTGCCGGGCGACCAGCTCCGCCTCACGGGCACCATCGTCCTGTTCAGGCGCGGCCTCTGCAAGGTCGAGGCGCGGGCGCTCGTCGGCGACGAGGTGGCGGCCGAAGCGAACCTGTCGTTCATGTACGCGCGTTGA
- a CDS encoding Gfo/Idh/MocA family oxidoreductase: protein MSAHDLVPDAPLRVAVVGTGVMGRYHATNYATLPKVRIAAVVEVDEGRRHEAQQAYGCAGYATLAELLAHEEIDAASVAVPTSLHYRVTRTLLEAGVHVLVEKPVATDVAQAHALARLSAEQGLVLQVGHITRFYSAVQMLAREVRQPYLIEARRLSPSQRVKDVGVVLDLMIHDIDIVFGLMGNGNGVVEVVASGLPLNGSPLEDVAVAQIKFENGCLARFLASRVSPDPERTMLIAERDKTVRVDFAKEPYSEVQFFRTPGSAAHSGHVKLDRHLVHDENPLRKELEHFLARIRGTTDPIGTLDDDMRSLELATRILAAMREGKSVPVH, encoded by the coding sequence GTGAGCGCCCACGACCTGGTCCCGGACGCGCCGCTGCGCGTGGCCGTCGTCGGTACGGGCGTCATGGGGCGCTACCACGCCACGAACTACGCGACCCTCCCCAAGGTCCGCATCGCGGCCGTCGTCGAGGTCGACGAGGGCAGGCGGCACGAGGCCCAGCAAGCCTACGGCTGCGCCGGTTACGCGACGCTCGCGGAACTCCTCGCCCACGAGGAGATCGACGCCGCCAGCGTGGCAGTGCCGACGAGCCTCCACTACCGGGTCACGCGGACCCTGCTCGAGGCCGGCGTACACGTCCTGGTCGAGAAACCGGTCGCCACGGACGTGGCCCAGGCGCACGCCCTCGCCCGCCTCTCCGCGGAACAGGGGCTCGTGCTCCAGGTCGGCCACATCACGCGCTTCTACAGCGCGGTGCAGATGTTGGCACGCGAGGTGAGGCAGCCGTACCTGATCGAGGCGCGCCGCCTCTCCCCTTCCCAGCGCGTGAAGGACGTCGGCGTGGTCCTGGACCTCATGATCCACGACATCGACATCGTGTTCGGGCTGATGGGCAACGGCAACGGCGTGGTCGAGGTGGTGGCCTCGGGGCTGCCGCTCAACGGCTCGCCCCTCGAGGACGTGGCCGTCGCCCAGATCAAGTTCGAGAACGGCTGCCTCGCCCGCTTCCTCGCCAGCCGGGTGTCGCCCGACCCCGAACGCACCATGCTCATCGCCGAGCGCGACAAGACGGTGCGCGTCGACTTCGCCAAGGAGCCGTACAGCGAGGTGCAGTTCTTCCGAACGCCGGGCAGCGCCGCCCACTCGGGACACGTGAAGCTCGACCGGCACCTGGTGCACGACGAGAACCCGCTGCGCAAGGAGCTGGAGCACTTCCTCGCGCGCATCAGGGGCACGACCGACCCGATCGGCACCCTGGACGACGACATGCGCTCGCTCGAGCTCGCCACTCGCATCCTCGCCGCGATGCGAGAAGGCAAGAGCGTACCTGTACACTGA